The Hippocampus zosterae strain Florida chromosome 11, ASM2543408v3, whole genome shotgun sequence genome includes the window TTAAGGCTTCACTGGATGTAATACGAAGAATGCAGATGATCATGAGAACAGCCCTATGGATTGGTCAGTTCACTCAGTGTTTTTATATGTATGATTTATTGATGCTGGCCACCTCTGATCAAAGCACCTACAAATACATCCTCAGCTGAATAGATCATATAATTCAACCCCTGAAGTGAAATGTTTAATAGATATTATATATTCGGTATTTGGTTCAGGGGAAAAAAGTCTTTGGAGATCCATATTCTTCAGTGGACCgaacaagcatgtttttggaatttgggactAAACCAGCATGCCTCGAGAAAGTATTCAATGGAATGTGAATCAAATTAGGTTTAGTATCATCTGTGACATGTTTTTAGAACCAGAGTCATACTGAACATGGGTTTCCAGACTTTGGTTCCACTAAATTGAAAGGAGCTATCAAAATGTCTTGGAAGCCTGACGAGTCAAATTTCTGGGGGACCTACGTGATGTAGTCTGCTTTTGATAGATTTTACTGAAATGTGTGTATCAGCCCATACAGTAAGTGCATAAAGTGTTCAATAGGTGTCACCATCCGTTTTGAATCCAAGAGTTATAGAGTGGATattagcttgtttttttttgtcaaattgtcaaAAATCAGCTAAATAAAGTTTGATCCAATCCAATATATTTCTTGTTGTAAGAGTGAAGAgaccaaaaaaagttattttattcattgtatcttttttaaatgacttttattctgccaaataacAGACAAAAAATACACCCAAATTGGTTGGGCCATTGTTATTATCGTGTTTCTATTATGTAGTAATTTATGCTATCAATTTATGTGAAGACAATGTTCGTGATTTTTCATAATTAGGAAAATTAGCAAAATCAATACACTGaacaacattttatttctataaaGAGCTGCCAgttgttcacattttcaaatgaccacCATGACAGAATTCCTAGGAAATTACCACTGTCCTATCACCGGTCGGCTATTTTTAGATCAGAACCACAGGGTCCGCATGTGGTGCATGGGGGCTTCCTGGTGACTGCGAGCACCTGGCATACATCTTAGATAAAAGCCATGATTGCCGACTATTTCGGGCAGAAATGATAAATGATGTACCTTGTGTTCTTCATATTTCTTGTGTAGAAGTTTGTCACGGACTGCAACACATTGTTTCAGGAGACGCAGGTCTGCATTAGGAAGAACCTGCAAAATCAAATGCTCGTTTTAAAAAAGTGACGGCAGTATATGTTATCGCTGTCACTGTTTTAATTCCAAATTTTAATAGCACACATTGGAATGAGTTATTCATTCTTTGATTCATTATGTgtgttgtcattatttttttccataccgaaagacaaataaaaacactcgaggaaaaaaatcctcatgcaGTTTAGGATTATTTTTGCGTGAAATGGTTAATGACAGGCACTTCAAATGGTGGTATGTGTGCATTTCTCACATGAGCATTTCAACagatgtacagtgatccctcactatttcgcggttcgtttatcgtggattcggtgcatcgcggattttttgaaacaaatatagatatatactgtatatatacagtatatatatttattttcatatacctggagtacagtactgtatatgttgctctatatgacttgctgttgttttgcatcttctcacggactgtttgcggactttttgcgggcttaaaaaaaacttttttttttaacctgtatatgttaattggtcgctactttgcggattttcgtttattgtgggtggttttggtccccattaaccacgataaacgagggattactgtacaccgCAGATTGTCATATTATGCTTGCTGACCTGTAACCATGGGAAAATATCCACCAAGCTGTCTTTGGCAACAGTGTCCACAATTCCCTGGCTGTAATGAAGAATGGCCTCGAACTCAGGATCTCCTATTGGGTACGTGGAGTTGAAACACAGTGAACAGATGACGTTGGTGACAACCCGCGTCAGGTCGGGAGAAAAGTCCACAGGAGCTTCAGCGGCAGCTTTCTCGGTCATGATAGAGCAAAGAGACTGGGCCTGTGTGCAGACTGAGGAGGAGGACAAACTATTAGAGCCATCTTGAGTTCAATTTCATTGAGCTGCTCGATTATTTACATGAGTAAacatcactgtaaaaaaaatcacttttggtTGCACTTGATTAAAATGTAGTAAACTGACATCATTTTCTACTCTTTTCCTTGAGATTGTTCAAAGGACATACGTTGGCTCAGCACATTTgatccctttcagggacagtggttacgacagtggacagcttaccatgttatcaggttacagggtgcatgaaagggttaatcatgtgcaactgaTGTACCAGTACATGTCTAAATTCAGTCAATCCAAAACatccaaagacatttttgttcagTGTAGTCAAAGCCGATGGTTTGCCACGTTTGCTCCAGCTTGATCATTGTTAAATGTACACACCAatacatcatctgcaacaggtacACCTCCACAATAACAAGAACTGTGGCAAAAACTGTCGGCATACAGGATACCAGATGTTACAGTGCATACGAAGACTGTCAGTGAGGGAGACTACTTCCACATTTTCGGTGGTCTGAGTTTGGGATCATGTATTAACCAAAATAGCCAGGTGTCCCAATATTTTGTTCCCATGGTGAATGTAGTACATGCTAGTCTGGAAAGTTTTTTAATGGCAGACACAATGCATGTTTTGGCGTTGTATGGcaagatttttaattttataacactttcatgcaccctgtaacctgataacatggtaaacagtccactgtagtaaccgctgtcctcaAAAGGATTAAATCACACAAAGATTCAATTTCTATGCTCAAACAGTACTCACTGATCTTCTCAATTGAGGCAGACCCATGTCCAAACATGTGCAGAGCTCCATGGACAAGTTTCCTGTGGAACTTCCAAGAAGCACTGTAGTCTCCAAAGGCGATGTCTTTCCCATCTCTTGTCAGCACATCTGTGGTTACCTTCATCCCACGGGGAGGAATAGCACATACTGAATGCGTGGAGGAAAGGCGGGCACTCACCCAAACTACTTTTTCAAAAGGGCGTCGTGAACAGAAAGAAGAAGACAAGGTTCACCCACTGTTCTTGGTCTCCCCGCAAATATCTTGCCCTTCTTCAGCAGCACTTCTTTAGCGTGCGAGTAGTGGTTGACAATGATGACTCGATGTGAGCCCATCATCAGCGAATATGTCTGCCCGTATTTCTCTTGTAGTTTCTTGAAAAGCACATGAGGCGGATGGACACTTCGTAGACTCAGCAGACTGCCGATGAACGGGAAGCATGGCAGGCACGGGAGCTCCCGGAGGCCATGTACCGACTTTCTTAATCTTAGCTTCAAAGCTAAAATAATCAGGCCCatgaaaaaacacacatacagccaCAGACCCCAATCCATTTTTGAGTCTGAGAAATGCTCAGCAGAAGTGGCTTCGGTAGATAGAGGCCCTGAGCTGCAGCAGAAAACCTTTTTAAGCAGCTCCTTCAATGTCACATCCTTGAAGCGGCGccaatttaaacaaaataataaaaccgcACTGAAAAAATGGAACACTATAATGAAATGTAATGCTGTacctcacaggtgtcaaactcaaggctcagATCAGAAGTAgcgggtcagatctggcccgctacTTCATGTTATGTGGCACGGAAATCGAACATGTCAATTTCTACAAttattgctaaaatctggactaaaatttcaacttctcatatgtaataaatacgaCAGATATTGTCAgcgttttcttgttaccaaattcCTCATTActgtaacttaaacaataattgaatcaacaattattcttgacttatttAAATGccttcacagtcataacggccctccaaggaatACGGTAACTTCAATGTGGCCTGTGACACAAATGAGATTGACAACCCTGCTGTACCTATATGTCATCATAAAAAAgacacaatctttttttttcatgtacatcTGCTTTACTTTTGAGAGGTTCCACCCACGCTTGCGTGGGCTGTCTCCAAAAATTTGGCTTTTCCTTCCACATTACCCtcccaccaaaaaaatcaagcatgCACGCTTGTTTGATTGAAGACTGTAAattagaggtgtcaaactcatttatttTGTCGGTCACATCTAAGTTATGGTTGGTTACCTTCACTGGGCCGTTACGACTGTGAAACCAGGTGTAATCGCCCATTCGCCAGTATTGGGAAAGTTCATTTTCTATACAAACTATTGTTCAATAGGTTCAGTTCACAAGTTTTTGAATTAACTTGTTCAGTTCatataaaataaatttgaactaagttcatcatttcaaaaaacaacatcagacatgcacacaaaccTGTCATCATAAAAAGTGATATGATGTCGATATGTtttccacccccctcccccccaaaaaaagaaatcaaaccaCCTCCATTCATCAATCATCTTATCCGCTTATCATCACAAAGGTCACGGGTGTGCTTGTGCCCATTCcagttgtctttgggctgtgtgcagggtacaccctgaactggttgtcagccgatcacactgcacacacagataaacaaccattcatccTCACAATCACATCGAAGGACAACttaagagtgttccattaacctgccatgaatgtttttggatctgaggagtacccagagaaaatccacgcaggcacagggagactggagccagaatcgaaccctgcacatctgcactgtaagacgaacgtgctaaccagtcaaacaTGGTGCCGCCCATCAAGCTAtataacaaaatacaacaaatcaTTGAATAGAGATTTGTGAAAATCAGCTATAgattattacttttatttttttattaaataaaacacaaacatttctagatTTCCTGAATGGAGCCTGCAGTATCATATCACGTCAGCAGTAGCtgtgagtgtatgtgtatgtCAATGTATGCCTCAAACTGTAGAATAACTGAGCGTGCAAACTAGGAGTCACTTTTGAAACTGTCAGctaagtgggaatggtgtggtgTGGTGTCCTATTTGGAGATTAAGCCGGGGtggaaatgaaggaatgaatgtAGAAATATAATGTGTGTGCTTGGGGTGCAACCAATGTCATCTTGTGTGCCCTGAGAGGGTGAGAGCAGTGTGCAGTTGCTCACTCCCACAGATTAGAAGGAACATGAATCTACACGAGCAGAGAGCTGCAAGTTTAACCCGACCTTCTCATGAAGAAAAATTGGATGCTTGAATGCTCTTTTTTAATGATGAATTATAACAAAAACAGGGCTTACAGTCCTTGATGTGCAAGCAGAAATACAATCTAAGGTAGGAATCATGCAATCTTAGGTAGGAAATGGGCTACAGAGACACCCGCACACCCACACTAAGGCCACTCTCATCTTCAGGCCGCTGTCAAACGAAGACACACCTGTGACTTCCTGCGAACCTTattctttcatccatccattttccaaaccgcttgatcctcactagggtcgcgggggctgctggagcatatcccagctatcatcgggcagtaggcagggtacaccttgaatcggtggccagccaatcgcagggcacacagagacaaacaaccatccacgcccacactcacacctagggacaatttagagcgtccaatcagcctgccatgcatgttttttggaatgtgggaggaaaccggagcacccggagaaaacccacgcaggcccggggagaacatgcaaactccacacagggaggctggagctggaatcgaacccggtacctctgcactgtgaagccgacgtgctaaacactggccGCCCCttattctttcattttaatttcaaattgttttaaatcaggcatgtccagctcaggGCTTGGAGTGGATGGCGAGTTATCAATCATGTATCCCAAGCATTGATTAGAATATACATATGCAGATCTGAATGAATTTTGCATATACGTTCGAAATTAGAAcagattgataaaaaaaattaactggtCATTTTGCTGAGATAGGTGTACAGGTGCACATATTCCATATCTGGCCATTTGGTCGGGTTGTTACTCTTTTTAACTGTGTCATGGACATCAAATCCTGGATGGCAGAGAACTTTCTTCATCTTAACCAGGCCAAGTTGTAATCACCGGTCCTGAGGCCCACAGAGAGAAACTTTTAACTAAAATAGAAACTCTGTCTTTGAACCCCTCAACGCTCCCTAGGTGTGTCCGGGTGTTATTCTGGCTTCTGAGCTCACTTATCTTCCACATatcaaaaatgtaacaaaacgtttttgcAACGTGTTAACTACGTAGCTCACGCTTTAAAATGCTTctatcggccctccagattgcaATTCTTGCAGGTACcgtcagtgaattgtacatgaaagtctgttttttttccttcttttttgcaACAGCCACCCACCTGGCATCCcaccctgctaatagaaacacGTGTCGCAGGCCATGACCCAAATCTTGGTTGACAGGAATGTTGAAGTGTAAATTTTATTCTTCACAATTTTCCAGCATTagaaaatgttaagaatgtttgtgtcatgtttgtcctcctacattaaccatattaaaacaaaaaatatatttcactcccccatctttttccattttcaaacatttttgaaaaagcttcgGGGAGctactagggcggcgctaaagagccacatgctgcCCTGGAGCCGTGGGTGGCCGACCCCCGGTCTAGGGCCTTCATATGTTTCAGAACTACTTTTACTGTATGAACCCTTGTGAGCTCTGAGCTCCTCTCGGACTGGCCTTTTATTCATTCCGAAATGtatgaaaaataaagtgttgcttATTGATATTCATCTGTCTACGAACTTGTTAAATCATTTATGATAATTGTGCAATATCATTGAAATGTTGACTATCTACATGAATTtgattcatgcattcattcattcattcatcttccgagccgcttgatcctcactagggtcgcggggggggtgctggagcctatcccagctgtcttcgggcaggaggcgggggacaccctgaatcggttgccagccaatcgcagggcacacagagacgaacaaccatccacgctcacactcacacctagggacaatttagagtgttcaatcagcctgccacgcatgtttttggaatgtgggaggaaaccggactacccggagaaaacccacgcagacgcggggagaacatgcaaactccacacagggaggccggagctggaatcgaacccggtacctctgcactgtgaagccgacgtgctaaccactggactaccgggccgccaatttgATTCATTATTAATAAAATTTAAGTCAAGGTAATTTGAGCACATTTGAGCCGTGCGTATCAAACTGAAAGCCCTTTGCAGTCATCTGTAGCCAAGAAGTAGCTTTTAGGATGAAAAAGGtgggtgacccctgctctaaattgtctaaaGATGTGAATTTGAGTGTGAAGTGCACTCCGTTATTGGTTGGCATTCTGCCTCTCACCAATTACAGCTGCGCTCCGCTCTTCTCAGCTGCGACTGTCTTGAGTATCAGAGACGTATAGAAAAGGGATGGGGAAATCATAACATAATTAGCACTTCATGGCATAGATGGTGATTCTCAGCCAGTTTGCCATGATTGTTGTGATGCCGGAAATGATCTAATTTCACTAGTTGTTCAAAATGTCGATTAATTACTGACGAGAATAGCTTCTTTGTTCGTCTACCTATGCCAGCGACATACCGATTACTTTGTTTTCCATTACATAAGAACATTTTGTATAATAAAAGTTGTTTTCAAGGAAGAGGCGCACTGTTTTGTCCCTGCTCGCATGCCGTTGTTCGCCTATTGTATTTGTAACCCAAACATGGCGTCCGCCGAAGTTCAACCTCGGTTTGGGCAGTCCGTTAAAGGATTATTATCTGATAAAGTGGGTTCTTGCAGCGTAGACGCGATCGCATTGACACGCCAGGTGCTTAAAGTTTCCCGCAGCCAAGAGGTTGGTTAATGCCTTTGTTTTTAGTATTTCCGAGCAGCTTCACATTTCATCGCAGCTACCACCTAACAGCTGATTGGATCCTtcaccatgtttttgtttttgtttttgtaacagTTGCAACGTTCTTGAATTGCAATTTGTTAGCAGCGGTGTAAGATTGCAGTATAATTTCGCTAATGCTAACCCTACTTTGAATGGAAGTTCGTTGATCGCAGATTTCGCACTACTGGCCCAATACGAAGTGTCATGAAATCAGCAAGCCATACTGGTAGCCTTATTAAATGTATCAGTCTCCCAGTTGGTGTTTGTATGTAGGGTTGATTTGTGATGTGCAACGCCAGTGTTCTTTTTGTAAGTAATTCCAAATCCTGCCTAATAGTTGTTATGATGCCTTCCAGCTTCTCGGTCAAGCAGCCAGAAATATGGTTATTCAGGAGGACGCCATCCTACACTCGGAGGATGTGAGTACATTTGTGTGTATTATAAACGCTGGTCAGTTTTGATTAAATGCGTTTCATTCCGcaaattaatttattattattttatgaattTATATGGATCTCGAAAATAAACTCAACCTGTCAACCTtgctccatgtttttggaagattTTGAATTatcattgggaaaaaaattccaTCACCGCCACATTTACCAACAAAACATTATACTTGTGATAAAGCATAGTGGAGCCAtcataattctttgtttttgtcaggtGCCTGCAGCTAAGCCTTATGAACAGTTCAATACACATACATTTAGCCCCCCAAACCTTCAGGTGTCTGCTAGAAAGCTGAGGCAATTTACCAAATAATTGTGAAAATTAATGTTCAATTGGTGTATTGTTATCATTTTAGGTCATGAtgtagatggatgaatggatagatagatagatactttaTTAATCCTATGAGTGAAATTTGAGAATAAGTAGTGTTGAACGATAAGAACAAAATATTATATCTTGATAGTTTTTGTACTTGATATATCAAGTacaaatatatgaatatatgaGTATAAGTATATTAAGTGATTTTCAATATATGCTTATATTTTCTCAATGTATTTATAAAACACAGACTTTATTTCGAAAACCAAATGACATGAATAAAAGATGAATAagaatagggaaaaaaaacacaaacaccttTTCC containing:
- the LOC127610670 gene encoding steroid 17-alpha-hydroxylase/17,20 lyase; translation: MDWGLWLYVCFFMGLIILALKLRLRKSVHGLRELPCLPCFPFIGSLLSLRSVHPPHVLFKKLQEKYGQTYSLMMGSHRVIIVNHYSHAKEVLLKKGKIFAGRPRTVTTDVLTRDGKDIAFGDYSASWKFHRKLVHGALHMFGHGSASIEKIICTQAQSLCSIMTEKAAAEAPVDFSPDLTRVVTNVICSLCFNSTYPIGDPEFEAILHYSQGIVDTVAKDSLVDIFPWLQVLPNADLRLLKQCVAVRDKLLHKKYEEHKAQYSDNLQRDLIDALLRAKHNAENNNTAEANSEALGLSDDHILMTVGDIFGAGAETTITVLRWAIIYLIHYPEVQTRIQEELDSKLGKECSPVLSDRGSLPYLKATIKEVLRIRPVSPLLIPHVALEDTSIGNFKVRKGTRVIVNLWSLHFDEQEWKQPELFDPGRFLNSDGTGLINPSSSYMPFGAGVRVCVGEALAKMEIFIFLSWILQRFTFSSPPGQPPPSLEGKFGVVLQPAKYKVTVTPR
- the borcs7 gene encoding BLOC-1-related complex subunit 7, which translates into the protein MPLFAYCICNPNMASAEVQPRFGQSVKGLLSDKVGSCSVDAIALTRQVLKVSRSQELLGQAARNMVIQEDAILHSEDSLRKMSIITTHLQYQQEAIQKNVEHSQNLQDQLIHLLK